A genome region from Natronosalvus rutilus includes the following:
- the msrB gene encoding peptide-methionine (R)-S-oxide reductase MsrB has product MSQESDERALTDEEWRERLTDEQYRVLREAGTERPFSGEYVDHEEDGSYSCAGCGVTLFESDTKYHSGCGWPSFYDADDDVVETRVDTSHGMHRTEVMCANCGGHLGHIFDDGPEPTGQRYCINSAALEFEDK; this is encoded by the coding sequence ATGAGCCAGGAATCCGACGAGCGAGCGCTGACCGACGAGGAGTGGCGTGAGCGCCTGACCGACGAGCAGTACCGCGTTCTCCGGGAGGCCGGGACCGAGCGCCCGTTCTCCGGCGAGTACGTCGATCACGAGGAGGACGGCTCCTACTCGTGTGCGGGCTGTGGAGTCACGCTCTTCGAGTCCGACACGAAGTACCACTCGGGGTGTGGCTGGCCGAGTTTCTACGACGCCGACGACGACGTAGTCGAGACGCGCGTCGACACCAGCCACGGCATGCACCGCACCGAAGTCATGTGTGCCAACTGCGGCGGCCACCTCGGGCACATCTTCGATGACGGCCCCGAGCCTACCGGCCAGCGCTACTGCATCAACTCGGCGGCTCTCGAGTTCGAAGACAAGTAG
- the mutL gene encoding DNA mismatch repair endonuclease MutL: MTDDTIDTPSDDTTDDSDDRTDERATDETTIHQLDEHTVARIAAGEVVERPASAVKELVENALDADATRIEVTIEKGGTESIRVSDDGRGMTETDVRRAVRQHTTSKITGLEDLESGVESLGFRGEALHTIGSVSKLTIRTRPRADGTGDETPTGTELVYEGGDVVAVEPTGCPEGTTVVVEDLFYNTPARRKFLKTTATEFAHVNQIVTRYALANPDVALSLTHDGREVFGTTGQDDLQAAILAVYGREVARAMIDVEADGEELPVGPLEAVSGTVSHPETNRASRDYFATYVNGRAVTSEAIREGVMNAYGGQLGGDRYPFVVLFLEVPGDAVDVNVHPRKREVRFDDDDAVRRAVESAVESALLEHGLLRSRAPRGRSAPEEAAVEPDAGYEDGTLAGAADEPEADDSSSSGPSNPSVSSDAVGSRSVDRRDTDSSESSAMQTDDSRADEAPETGQSPDATRANASSRPETSPSTPTSDLEASRPDPSSAAEPTRRTASTADSSDVMDATDATDAGDRPRHAASSDPSRSIIPSTDQQTLAGGTATDALEYDSLPSLRVLGQLKETYVVCETPEGLVLVDQHAADERVNYERLQRAFADDPTTQALASPVELELTAVEAEAFEHYRDALARLGFSADRVDDRSVAVTTVPAVLEKTLEPAQLRDVLASFLDGDREAGAETIDALADDFLADLACYPSITGNTSLSEGSVLDLLEALDDCENPYACPHGRPVVVQFEYGDLEDRFERDYPGHA, from the coding sequence ATGACTGACGACACAATCGATACCCCATCCGACGACACAACCGACGACTCGGACGACCGAACGGACGAGCGAGCAACGGACGAGACGACCATCCACCAGCTCGACGAGCACACCGTCGCCCGGATCGCCGCCGGGGAGGTCGTCGAGCGGCCCGCGAGCGCGGTCAAGGAACTGGTCGAGAACGCCCTCGACGCCGACGCCACCCGCATCGAGGTAACGATCGAGAAAGGCGGCACCGAGTCCATCCGGGTCAGCGACGACGGCCGCGGGATGACCGAGACGGACGTCCGCCGGGCGGTCCGCCAGCACACGACGAGCAAGATCACGGGACTGGAGGACCTCGAGAGCGGCGTCGAGAGCCTGGGCTTTCGAGGGGAGGCGCTCCACACCATCGGGTCGGTGTCAAAGCTGACGATTCGGACCCGGCCTCGAGCCGACGGAACCGGCGACGAAACCCCGACGGGAACCGAACTCGTCTACGAGGGCGGCGACGTCGTCGCCGTCGAACCGACCGGCTGCCCGGAGGGAACCACTGTCGTCGTTGAGGACCTCTTCTACAACACCCCCGCTCGGCGGAAGTTCCTCAAGACCACCGCAACAGAGTTCGCCCACGTCAACCAAATCGTCACCCGCTACGCCCTCGCCAACCCAGACGTGGCACTCTCGCTCACCCACGACGGGCGCGAGGTGTTCGGCACGACGGGCCAGGACGACTTACAGGCCGCCATTCTCGCCGTCTACGGCCGCGAGGTCGCGCGGGCGATGATCGACGTCGAAGCCGACGGCGAGGAGCTCCCGGTCGGCCCGCTCGAGGCCGTCTCGGGAACGGTCTCGCACCCGGAGACGAACCGGGCCAGCCGGGACTACTTCGCGACCTACGTCAACGGGCGGGCGGTCACTTCCGAGGCCATCCGCGAGGGGGTCATGAACGCCTACGGCGGCCAGCTCGGCGGCGATCGCTACCCCTTCGTCGTGCTCTTCCTCGAGGTTCCGGGCGACGCTGTCGACGTGAACGTCCACCCCCGAAAGCGCGAGGTCCGGTTCGACGACGACGACGCCGTCCGCCGAGCGGTCGAGTCGGCCGTCGAGTCGGCGCTGCTCGAGCACGGGTTGCTCCGCTCGCGGGCGCCCCGCGGACGCTCGGCCCCCGAGGAGGCGGCGGTCGAACCGGACGCCGGGTACGAGGACGGAACACTCGCGGGGGCGGCTGACGAACCCGAGGCGGACGATTCGAGCAGTTCGGGGCCGTCGAACCCATCGGTCTCGAGTGACGCCGTCGGCTCGCGTTCGGTCGACCGTCGAGACACTGACTCGAGCGAGTCGTCCGCAATGCAGACAGACGACTCCAGGGCGGACGAGGCACCCGAAACTGGGCAGTCTCCGGACGCGACACGAGCGAACGCCTCGAGTCGACCAGAAACGTCGCCGTCGACCCCGACGTCCGACCTGGAGGCGAGCCGTCCCGATCCCTCGAGCGCAGCCGAACCGACGAGACGAACGGCGAGCACGGCGGATTCGAGCGACGTGATGGACGCGACGGACGCGACAGATGCAGGAGACCGACCCCGACACGCCGCCTCGAGCGACCCGTCGCGCTCGATCATCCCGTCGACCGACCAGCAGACGCTGGCGGGCGGGACGGCCACCGACGCCCTCGAGTACGACTCCCTGCCCTCCCTGCGGGTACTCGGTCAGCTCAAGGAGACCTACGTCGTCTGCGAGACGCCCGAGGGACTCGTCCTGGTCGACCAGCACGCCGCCGACGAGCGCGTCAACTACGAGCGTCTCCAGCGAGCCTTCGCCGACGATCCGACGACCCAGGCGCTCGCCTCGCCCGTCGAACTCGAGTTGACGGCCGTCGAGGCCGAAGCCTTCGAGCATTACCGGGACGCGCTCGCGCGCCTGGGCTTTTCCGCCGACCGAGTCGACGACCGGTCGGTCGCCGTCACTACCGTCCCCGCCGTCCTCGAGAAGACCCTCGAGCCGGCCCAGCTCCGGGACGTCCTCGCCTCGTTCCTCGACGGCGATCGCGAGGCGGGCGCCGAGACGATCGACGCGCTGGCCGACGACTTCCTCGCCGACCTGGCCTGCTATCCGTCGATCACCGGCAACACCTCGCTCTCGGAGGGGTCCGTCCTGGACCTGCTCGAGGCGCTCGACGACTGCGAGAACCCCTACGCCTGTCCCCACGGGCGTCCCGTCGTCGTGCAGTTCGAGTACGGCGACCTCGAGGACCGATTCGAGCGGGATTATCCGGGTCACGCCTGA
- a CDS encoding dihydrodipicolinate synthase family protein has protein sequence MTFQQALEGVTCPIVTPFDESGSVDEESLGSLIDALLEGGIDGLFPCGTTGEFASLSPDEQRRVVEVTVERANGEVPVLAGAAATSVAQTVDYAEAAAEVGADIAVVVPPYFHTANDPAGDRQFFEAVADESPLPLVLYNIPSCTGQPIALETLKAVAGHENVVGLKDSSGDFEYFLAAIRRTPEEFLCLQGFDTLLVPSLRMGADGGVNALSNVAPEAYTEVLETAETERGEALQTAISGLFEACGTYGFAPATKAALGHRGWLPSDGVRPPLVTVPEAGRETITDRTDALLEA, from the coding sequence ATGACTTTCCAGCAGGCGCTCGAGGGCGTCACGTGTCCCATCGTGACGCCGTTCGACGAATCGGGATCGGTCGACGAGGAATCGCTGGGTTCGCTCATCGACGCGCTCCTCGAGGGCGGCATTGACGGGCTCTTTCCCTGCGGGACGACCGGCGAGTTCGCGAGCCTCTCGCCCGACGAACAGCGTCGGGTCGTCGAGGTCACAGTGGAGCGAGCAAACGGCGAGGTACCGGTGCTCGCTGGCGCCGCCGCGACGAGCGTCGCCCAGACGGTCGACTACGCCGAAGCGGCCGCCGAGGTCGGCGCCGACATCGCGGTGGTCGTTCCGCCGTACTTTCACACAGCGAACGATCCGGCCGGTGATCGACAGTTCTTCGAGGCGGTGGCCGACGAGTCGCCGCTCCCACTCGTCCTCTACAACATTCCCTCGTGTACGGGCCAGCCCATCGCTCTCGAGACGCTCAAGGCGGTCGCCGGTCACGAGAACGTCGTCGGCCTGAAGGACTCGAGCGGCGACTTCGAGTACTTCCTGGCGGCGATACGCCGGACGCCCGAGGAATTTCTGTGTCTCCAGGGATTCGACACGCTGCTCGTCCCCTCCCTCCGCATGGGCGCCGACGGCGGCGTGAACGCGCTCTCGAACGTCGCCCCGGAGGCGTACACCGAGGTGCTCGAGACCGCCGAAACCGAGCGCGGGGAGGCCCTGCAGACGGCGATTTCGGGACTGTTCGAGGCGTGTGGAACCTACGGATTCGCTCCCGCGACCAAAGCCGCCCTCGGCCACCGCGGGTGGCTCCCGTCCGACGGGGTTCGTCCGCCGCTCGTCACCGTTCCCGAGGCGGGACGAGAGACGATCACCGACCGTACCGACGCGCTGCTCGAGGCCTGA
- a CDS encoding Nramp family divalent metal transporter: protein MVATNTEPASSRSLWNRITAIGPALILAAVVVGPGSIALSTIAGSLYGYQLLWVPITATVFMITYTWMAARIGLATGETLLETAREKYGNGLATVGGVFGFLAILAFQAGNNAGIGFATNALVGYDVRLWAAVFSLAAIGFIWLPNLYDKIELLIKLVVGIMLVAFVGTLAIVGFDVPAAAGGLIPSVPNVDALFLALGMAATTFSIAAAAYQTYLVREKEWGPDQLAEKGSDSILGIAVLGLIVTVIMLTSASVIHGETDPVFDAVGMASQLEPVAGSGAFYLFTLGFFFAALSSLVVNAILGATLLADGFGQDPTMDGRPVKTWATLAVLFGLAVVIVYQEDPIQLLRIAQAVAVIAFPILGFLILGIANDEVFMGPYTNGLIVNVLGIVGYLAIIGIVLNYLREVITFL from the coding sequence ATGGTTGCAACCAACACAGAACCTGCATCGAGTCGATCTCTCTGGAATCGGATCACGGCCATCGGTCCCGCGCTCATCCTGGCGGCCGTCGTCGTCGGACCGGGCAGTATCGCGCTGAGTACGATCGCCGGGAGCCTCTACGGCTACCAGCTACTGTGGGTGCCGATAACTGCGACGGTATTCATGATCACGTACACGTGGATGGCCGCACGGATCGGCCTCGCCACCGGGGAAACGCTCCTCGAGACCGCCCGAGAGAAGTACGGGAATGGCCTCGCGACGGTTGGCGGTGTCTTCGGCTTCCTCGCTATTCTCGCGTTTCAAGCCGGGAACAACGCGGGCATCGGATTCGCGACGAACGCGTTAGTCGGCTACGACGTCAGGCTCTGGGCCGCCGTGTTCTCCCTCGCGGCGATCGGTTTCATCTGGTTGCCGAACCTGTACGACAAGATCGAACTCCTCATCAAACTCGTCGTCGGGATCATGCTCGTCGCGTTCGTCGGGACGCTCGCCATCGTCGGGTTCGACGTTCCCGCTGCTGCTGGCGGTCTGATCCCGTCGGTCCCGAACGTCGACGCGCTCTTCCTCGCGCTCGGAATGGCGGCAACGACGTTCTCGATCGCTGCCGCGGCCTACCAGACGTATCTCGTCCGGGAGAAAGAGTGGGGCCCGGACCAGCTCGCCGAGAAGGGGTCGGATAGCATTCTCGGTATCGCCGTCCTCGGACTCATCGTGACGGTCATTATGCTGACGAGCGCGAGCGTTATTCACGGCGAGACCGATCCAGTCTTCGATGCCGTCGGCATGGCCTCCCAGCTCGAGCCCGTCGCCGGTTCGGGCGCGTTCTACCTCTTTACGCTCGGCTTCTTCTTCGCCGCGCTCTCCTCGCTGGTCGTCAACGCAATCCTCGGGGCGACGCTTCTCGCCGACGGGTTCGGTCAGGATCCGACGATGGACGGCCGACCCGTCAAGACGTGGGCGACTCTTGCCGTTCTCTTCGGCCTCGCCGTCGTGATCGTGTACCAGGAAGACCCGATCCAACTCCTTCGGATCGCGCAGGCGGTTGCCGTGATCGCGTTCCCGATCCTCGGCTTCCTGATTCTCGGCATCGCGAACGACGAGGTGTTTATGGGCCCGTACACAAACGGGTTGATCGTCAACGTCCTCGGGATCGTCGGCTACCTCGCGATCATCGGTATCGTCCTCAACTACCTGCGCGAAGTGATCACGTTCCTCTAA
- a CDS encoding ArsR/SmtB family transcription factor, which yields MNSTDEDGHIDPVVSDAIDALGNDHRLEILFALADREWEVQENGHVMSFTDLYDAVDVDSTSQFSYHLKHLVGQFLEETPDGYRLTYTGEKIVRTIRSGLYESTPTFEAVDVAGLCPFCRKSTLVADSSDERFVVRCTACDSTLLADAFPRSQAAHRSPSEIAESFGYRIWSAAVAVQGGVCPECYAPADAAVDSHDRDGLVFHTVVSTCDECRMVYNIPVEVLVALHPAAIEFLWRQRISIPETPLWELFGYFTGDDWTTDVRSISPLEARFELSCGDETLVLEMGDDLEVTPVAEPPEISPESNK from the coding sequence ATGAATTCAACGGACGAAGACGGCCACATCGATCCGGTGGTCAGTGACGCCATTGACGCGCTCGGAAACGATCACCGCCTCGAGATCCTGTTCGCGCTGGCCGACCGCGAGTGGGAGGTACAGGAGAACGGGCACGTCATGTCGTTTACCGACCTGTACGACGCGGTCGACGTCGACAGCACGTCCCAGTTCTCCTACCACCTCAAGCACCTCGTCGGGCAGTTCCTCGAGGAGACACCCGACGGGTATCGGCTAACGTACACCGGCGAAAAGATCGTTCGAACCATCAGATCGGGCCTCTACGAGAGCACGCCGACGTTCGAGGCCGTCGACGTCGCCGGCCTGTGTCCGTTCTGTCGCAAGTCTACACTCGTCGCGGATTCGAGCGACGAACGTTTCGTCGTCCGGTGTACGGCGTGTGACTCGACGCTCTTGGCCGATGCCTTTCCGCGCAGTCAGGCGGCACACCGATCGCCGTCCGAAATCGCCGAGAGTTTCGGTTACCGCATCTGGAGCGCGGCCGTCGCGGTGCAGGGTGGCGTCTGTCCGGAGTGTTACGCCCCTGCCGACGCCGCTGTGGACTCACACGACCGTGACGGACTGGTGTTTCACACGGTCGTGAGCACCTGTGACGAGTGTCGAATGGTGTACAATATTCCGGTGGAAGTGCTGGTTGCGCTCCACCCCGCGGCCATCGAGTTCCTCTGGCGACAGAGGATTTCGATCCCCGAAACGCCGCTCTGGGAACTATTCGGGTACTTCACCGGGGACGACTGGACGACCGACGTTCGTTCCATCTCCCCGCTCGAGGCCCGATTCGAACTCTCGTGTGGTGACGAGACGCTCGTCCTCGAGATGGGCGACGACCTCGAGGTTACGCCAGTTGCAGAACCCCCGGAGATTAGTCCGGAATCGAACAAATAA
- a CDS encoding ABC transporter ATP-binding protein has product MAAIELDGLTKRFGDVLAVDDFDLTIEEGEIFGFLGPNGAGKSTTIDILLDFTRPTGGTATVLGHDAQDESLAVRQRTGVLPDGYHVYDRLTGRRHLDFVVELKAVDEDVDALLERVGIAEAADRKAGGYSKGMRQRLVLAMALVGDPDLLILDEPSTGLDPNGAREMREIIRRENERGTTIFFSSHIMEQVEAICDRVAIINRGRLVAVDTVEGLRDATETATTLSISVSGVDDALLETVAGLEGVTDVALEEGRLRVILSGGSKFDVLNTLDDGGADVGDFSVDESSLEDLFVRYTTEDQEVRT; this is encoded by the coding sequence GTGGCCGCGATCGAACTCGACGGACTGACGAAACGCTTCGGCGACGTCCTAGCCGTCGACGACTTCGATCTGACAATCGAGGAGGGCGAAATCTTCGGCTTCCTGGGCCCGAACGGAGCCGGCAAGTCGACGACCATCGACATCCTGCTCGACTTCACGCGACCAACCGGCGGCACCGCGACGGTACTCGGTCACGACGCACAGGACGAGAGTCTCGCCGTCCGCCAGCGGACCGGCGTCTTGCCCGACGGCTACCACGTCTACGACCGCCTGACGGGCCGCCGGCATCTCGATTTCGTCGTCGAGTTGAAGGCGGTCGACGAAGACGTCGACGCCCTGCTCGAGCGCGTGGGGATCGCCGAGGCGGCCGACCGCAAGGCGGGCGGCTACTCGAAGGGAATGCGCCAGCGACTCGTGCTCGCCATGGCGCTCGTCGGCGATCCCGATCTGTTGATCCTCGACGAACCCTCCACCGGCCTCGACCCCAACGGTGCCCGCGAAATGCGCGAGATCATCCGGCGGGAGAACGAGCGCGGGACGACGATCTTCTTCTCGAGTCACATCATGGAGCAGGTCGAAGCGATCTGCGACCGCGTCGCTATCATCAACCGCGGCCGACTGGTCGCGGTCGACACCGTGGAGGGGTTGCGCGACGCGACCGAAACGGCGACGACGCTGTCGATTTCGGTCTCGGGCGTCGACGACGCGCTTCTCGAGACCGTCGCTGGTCTCGAGGGCGTCACCGACGTCGCGCTCGAGGAGGGCCGGCTCCGGGTGATCCTGTCCGGCGGGTCGAAGTTTGACGTGCTGAACACGCTCGACGACGGCGGCGCAGACGTCGGGGACTTCTCCGTCGACGAGTCCTCGCTCGAGGATCTGTTCGTGCGGTACACGACCGAGGATCAGGAGGTGCGAACATGA
- a CDS encoding ABC transporter permease subunit, protein MTARWAAVARKDFQDAVQSRALWALLAAFVLFSLLTTYAYVELPEAFGAAGDVSFGGLVFFLAGITSLFVALAAIVVCYKSVAGERELGSIKLLLALPVTRRDVFLGKVIGRAAVIAATLGVGLLIGLGFGSLLLGTVEIVPLVTFVLAAVVFAGVYAAIVVGLSATTSSTSRATTLALGFFVVFELAWDVVPLALVYVANGFSLPQQMPDWMFIATQIPPSAAYFSALVALLPGVADEANAQTQAAGFDAAYATPTVGFVVLAFWVVVPLAIGYYRFDGTDL, encoded by the coding sequence ATGACTGCGAGGTGGGCCGCCGTCGCCAGGAAGGACTTCCAGGACGCCGTGCAGTCGCGGGCGCTGTGGGCCCTGCTCGCCGCGTTCGTGCTGTTCTCGCTGCTGACGACGTACGCCTACGTCGAACTCCCCGAGGCGTTCGGGGCGGCCGGCGACGTCTCGTTCGGCGGGCTGGTGTTCTTCCTGGCGGGGATCACCAGCCTGTTCGTCGCGCTGGCGGCGATCGTCGTCTGTTACAAGTCCGTCGCCGGGGAGCGCGAACTGGGCAGTATCAAGCTCCTGCTCGCGCTTCCTGTCACCCGGCGAGACGTGTTCCTCGGCAAGGTGATCGGCCGGGCCGCCGTAATCGCGGCCACGCTCGGCGTCGGATTGCTCATCGGACTCGGATTCGGCTCCCTGCTGCTCGGAACGGTCGAGATCGTTCCGCTGGTGACGTTCGTGCTGGCCGCAGTGGTCTTCGCCGGCGTCTACGCGGCGATCGTCGTCGGCCTCTCGGCGACCACGTCGTCGACGTCGCGGGCGACGACGCTCGCGCTCGGCTTCTTCGTCGTGTTCGAACTGGCCTGGGACGTGGTGCCGCTGGCGCTCGTCTACGTCGCGAACGGCTTCTCGCTCCCCCAGCAGATGCCCGACTGGATGTTCATTGCGACCCAGATACCGCCCTCTGCGGCGTACTTCTCGGCGCTCGTCGCGCTGCTGCCGGGGGTCGCCGACGAGGCCAACGCCCAGACCCAGGCCGCCGGCTTCGATGCGGCCTACGCGACGCCGACGGTCGGGTTCGTCGTGCTCGCGTTCTGGGTAGTCGTGCCGCTGGCGATCGGTTACTATCGATTCGACGGAACGGACCTCTGA
- a CDS encoding PAS domain S-box protein yields MNDSSAVISVLHVDDDPHFTDLASTFLERTDPQFDVVTASNPPDGLQLLAESRIDCVVSDYDMPHTNGIEFLEQLRRDHPELPFILYTGKGSEEIASDAISAGVTDYLQKERGTSQYTVLANRIRNAVEQSRAKRATRESQTKLTQIAAKADDVLYMFSADWTDLLFVNSAYEDLWGDSIEALEADPKRFLERIHPDDRDCVREVMQTVSEGSSKTIEYRVVVDDEQRWVRADSKPILDSTGEPGRIVGFVRNITAQKRREDQLRSSRARLEALFENSPDMIAVHDAEGRIRDVNDRFAKALGYAATDLVGLPVWEVDTTIEPDRAQAFWSGLPTNDPRRFEAELQRRDGTTFPVEVHLIRLDLDGKDRFVAMDRDISDQKTRERELLRQNERLDRFASVVSHDLRNPLQVAQGRLELLEEDCESDHLTDLDAALERMNALVDDLLTLAHEGDAAVDLEVVDLTDLAEACWATVRTEAAILDADSAPAVRANRQQLRQLLENLFRNAVEHGGDAVTVTVGGVENGFYVADDGRGIPDGERESVFESGYSTSTDGTGYGLSIVDRIVDLHGWERQFVESSAGGVRIDVSNVETC; encoded by the coding sequence ATGAACGATTCGTCAGCGGTGATTTCGGTTCTTCACGTCGACGACGACCCGCACTTTACCGATCTAGCGTCGACGTTTCTAGAACGAACCGACCCACAGTTCGACGTCGTTACCGCGTCGAACCCACCGGACGGACTCCAGTTGCTCGCGGAGTCGCGAATCGATTGCGTGGTCTCCGACTACGACATGCCCCACACGAACGGAATCGAATTCCTCGAGCAGCTCCGACGCGACCACCCGGAGCTCCCCTTCATCCTCTACACGGGGAAAGGGAGCGAGGAGATCGCCAGCGACGCCATTTCCGCCGGTGTCACGGACTACCTGCAAAAAGAGCGCGGAACGAGTCAGTACACCGTGCTAGCGAACCGCATTCGAAACGCCGTCGAGCAGTCTCGTGCGAAGCGAGCGACCAGAGAATCGCAGACGAAACTCACACAAATCGCGGCGAAAGCCGACGACGTCCTCTACATGTTTTCCGCAGACTGGACCGACCTCCTCTTCGTCAACTCCGCCTACGAGGACCTCTGGGGGGACTCGATCGAGGCGCTCGAGGCCGACCCGAAACGATTTCTCGAGCGGATTCACCCCGACGACCGAGACTGCGTTCGGGAGGTGATGCAGACCGTCTCCGAGGGGAGTTCCAAGACGATCGAGTACCGGGTCGTGGTCGACGATGAACAGCGCTGGGTTCGAGCCGACAGCAAGCCCATCCTCGATTCGACCGGTGAACCCGGTCGAATCGTCGGGTTCGTCCGAAACATTACAGCACAGAAACGCCGCGAAGACCAGCTTCGCTCGAGTCGCGCCCGGCTCGAGGCGCTATTCGAAAATTCGCCGGACATGATCGCGGTCCACGACGCCGAGGGCAGGATTCGTGACGTGAACGACCGATTCGCCAAAGCGCTGGGATACGCAGCGACCGACCTCGTCGGCCTGCCGGTCTGGGAGGTCGACACGACTATTGAACCCGATCGGGCCCAGGCCTTCTGGTCGGGATTACCGACGAACGACCCCCGCCGGTTCGAGGCGGAACTCCAGCGCCGAGACGGGACGACGTTTCCCGTCGAAGTCCACTTGATCCGACTGGATCTGGATGGAAAAGACCGATTCGTCGCGATGGATCGGGACATCTCGGATCAGAAGACCAGAGAGCGCGAACTGCTCCGGCAGAACGAACGATTGGACCGGTTCGCCAGCGTCGTCTCACACGACCTCCGCAACCCGTTACAGGTAGCCCAGGGCCGACTCGAGTTGCTCGAGGAGGACTGTGAGAGCGACCACCTGACCGATCTGGACGCCGCACTCGAGCGCATGAACGCCCTGGTCGACGATTTACTCACACTCGCTCACGAGGGCGACGCGGCCGTGGATCTCGAAGTGGTCGACCTGACCGATCTCGCCGAGGCCTGCTGGGCTACGGTGCGGACAGAGGCCGCGATACTCGACGCCGACTCGGCGCCTGCAGTGCGAGCGAACCGACAGCAGCTTCGACAGCTCCTCGAGAACCTCTTCCGTAACGCGGTCGAGCACGGCGGCGATGCGGTTACCGTGACGGTTGGCGGGGTCGAGAACGGGTTCTACGTCGCGGACGACGGCCGTGGGATCCCTGACGGGGAACGAGAGAGTGTTTTCGAGTCGGGGTACTCGACGTCAACGGACGGGACCGGGTACGGTCTGTCGATCGTCGACCGCATCGTCGACCTGCACGGATGGGAGCGACAGTTCGTCGAATCGTCGGCCGGTGGCGTTCGTATCGACGTTTCGAACGTCGAGACGTGCTAG